The following proteins come from a genomic window of Phacochoerus africanus isolate WHEZ1 chromosome 9, ROS_Pafr_v1, whole genome shotgun sequence:
- the LOC125135570 gene encoding LOW QUALITY PROTEIN: 60S ribosomal protein L32-like (The sequence of the model RefSeq protein was modified relative to this genomic sequence to represent the inferred CDS: inserted 1 base in 1 codon; substituted 1 base at 1 genomic stop codon), protein MTSQLFLGAAYKGGSHFLPGIVAALRPLVKPKIVXRTKKFIXHQSDLCVKIKWNWRKPTGIDNRVCRKFKVHILMPNIGYGSKKKTKHMLLSGFWKFLVHRSLTCAEIAHNVSSKNRKAVVERAAQLAIRVTNPNARLCSEENK, encoded by the exons ATGACTTCTCAGCTCTTCCTTGGTGCTGCCTACAAAGGTGGCAGCCATTTCCTGCCTGGCATAGTGGCTGCTCTCAGACCCCTCGTAAAGCCCAAGATTG AGAGGACCAAGAAGTTCATCTGACACCAGTCAGACCTATGTGTCAAAATTAAGTGGAACTGGCGGAAACCCACAGGCATTGACAACAGGGTATGTAGAAAGTTCAAGGTCCACATCTTGATGCCCAACATTGGTTAtgggagcaaaaagaaaacaaagcacatgCTGCTCAGTGGCTTCTGGAAGTTTCTTGTACACAGGAGCTTGACGTGTGCTGAGATTGCTCACAACGTCTCTTCCAAGAACCGCAAAGCCGTTGTGGAGAGAGCGGCCCAGCTGGCCATCAGGGTCACCAATCCCAATGCCAGGCTGTgcagtgaagaaaataaatag